The proteins below are encoded in one region of Lactuca sativa cultivar Salinas chromosome 3, Lsat_Salinas_v11, whole genome shotgun sequence:
- the LOC111914437 gene encoding uncharacterized protein LOC111914437, with the protein MSIFLVEAKTTLTPWAETIIEANKNVCNNWMVYPISNSIFEVKSSTHKSFIVDLQQRTCTCRRWQIDGLPCGHLIKVLTMNRYEDCLEFALNAYFTETLRKTYEEYVNPLPSPYEWEIPDDLMIVKPLIMERRQPGRPRNTGRIPSQCERPI; encoded by the coding sequence ATGTCTATTTTTTTAgttgaagcaaaaacaacactcACCCCATGGGCTGAAACGATTATAGAAGCAAATAAGAATGTTTGTAATAATTGGATGGTGTATCCTATCTCAAATAGTATATTTGAAGTGAAAAGCTCTACTCACAAAAGTTTCATTGTTGATTTACAACAACGAACATGTACATGTAGGCGGTGGCAAATAGATGGCTTACCTTGTGGCCATCTCATAAAAGTGCTCACAATGAACCGTTACGAAGATTGTTTGGAATTTGCTTTAAACGCATACTTTACAGAGACACTGAGGAAAACTTACGAGGAGTATGTGAACCCGTTACCAAGTCCATATGAGTGGGAGATtcccgatgatttgatgattgtgaAGCCACTCATAATGGAGAGACGTCAGCCGGGTAGACCAAGAAACACTGGCCGTATTCCATCGCAATGTGAGCGTCCCATATGA